In the Limanda limanda chromosome 1, fLimLim1.1, whole genome shotgun sequence genome, one interval contains:
- the rcl1 gene encoding RNA 3'-terminal phosphate cyclase-like protein, with protein MASHGLDYDGCNFFRQRLVLSTLSGKRVKISGIRWKEDDPGLKDFEASFIRLLDKVTNGSRIEINQTGTVLFYQPGLLYGGVVEHDCSPQRSIGYYLEALLMLAPFMKNSLKATLRGVTNDPLDPSVDMLKSTALPLMKKFGIDGASFDLKVVKRGMAPGGGGEVLFTCPVRRTIRPVQFTDPGKIKRIRGMAYSVRVSPQMANRIVDSARSILNKFIPDIYIYTDHMKGASSGKSPGFGLTLVAETLNGTFLSAEMSSTPQGQGDIILPEDLGTNCAKMLLEEIYRGGCVDSSNQSLALLLMTLGQQDVSKVLLGPLSPYTIEFLKHIRDFFQIMFKIEVQKPLEDERKGGDKVLMTCVGVGYSNMNKTLK; from the exons ATGGCCAGCCACGGACTGGACTACGACGGCTGCAACTTCTTCCGGCAGCGGCTGGTGCTGTCCACACTCAGCGGGAAGCGGGTGAAGATCTCCGGCATCCGGTGGAAGGAGGACGACCCGGGGCTGAAGG atttCGAGGCCAGCTTCATCAGACTCTTGGACAAAGTGACCAATGGCTCCAGAATAGAGATCAACCAAACAG GTACTGTGTTATTCTACCAGCCTGGCCTGCTGTATGGAGGCGTGGTGGAACACGACTGCAGCCCGCAGCGCTCCATCGGTTACTACCTTGAAGCGCTGCTCATGCTGGCTCCATTCATGAAGAACTCCCTGAAGGCCACTCTGAGAGGAGTCACCAACGACCCACTCGACCCGTCT GTCGACATGCTGAAGTCCACTGCTCTTCCTCTAATGAAGAAGTTTGGGATTGATGGAGCAAGTTTTGATCtcaag GTGGTGAAGAGGGGGATGGCACCGGGTGGGGGTGGAGAGGTGCTGTTCACGTGTCCTGTCCGCAGAACCATCAGACCAGTCCAGTTCACAGACCCAGGAAAGATCAAGAGGATCAGAGGAATGGC ATATTCGGTGCGAGTTTCTCCTCAGATGGCGAACAGGATAGTGGACTCAGCCAGAAGCATCCTCAACAAGTTCATTCCAGACATCTACATCTACACAGACCACATGAAAGGAGCCAGCTCTGGCAA GTCTCCAGGTTTCGGCCTGACGCTTGTGGCTGAGACGCTGAATGGCACCTTCCTCAGTGCCGAGATGTCGTCCACGCCACAGGGGCAGGGAGACATCATACTGCCAGAGGACCTCGGCACGAACTGTGCCAAGATGCTTTTAGAGGAGATTTATCGG gGTGGCTGCGTGGattcgtccaatcagagcctggCACTGCTCTTGATGACCCTTGGCCAGCAGGACGTGTCGAAGGTTTTGCTCGGACCCCTCTCCCCATACAC AATCGAGTTCCTCAAACACATTAGAGATTTCTTCCAGATCATGTTCAAGATCGAGGTCCAGAAGCCGTTAGAAGAcgaaaggaaaggaggagacaAGGTCCTGATGACCTGTGTAGGAGTTGGTTACAGCAACATGAACaaaactctaaaataa